The nucleotide sequence TTCACCTCCGGCTACGTCTCCAACCAGACCGGCATCGCCACGCTCGCCAAGCTGATCCCGGACTGCCTGATCCTGTCGGACGCGCTCAATCACAACTCGATGATCGAGGGTGTGCGCCAGTCCGGCTGCGAGCGTCAGATCTGGCGCCACAACGATCTCGCCCATCTCGAGCAGTTGCTGATCGCCGCCGGCCCCAGCAGGCCGAAGCTGATCGCCTGCGAGAGCCTGTATTCGATGGACGGCGACGTCGCGCCTTTGGCTGCGATCTGCGACCTCGCCGAGCGCTACAATGCGATGACCTATGTCGACGAGGTGCACGCCGTCGGCATGTACGGCCCGCGCGGCGGCGGCATCGCCGAGCGCGACGGCGTCATGCACCGCATCGACATCCTCGAAGGCACGCTTGCGAAAGCGTTCGGCTGCCTCGGCGGCTATATCGCGGCCAAGGGCGAGATCATCGACGCCGTGCGCTCCTACGCGCCGGGCTTCATCTTCACCACCGCGCTGCCGCCGCCGATCTGCTCGGCCGCGACCGCCGCGATCAAGCATCTGAAATCGTCGAGCTGGGAGCGCGAGCGCCACCAGGACCGCGCCGCGCGCGTCAAGGCGATCCTCAACGCCGCCGGCCTGCCGGTGATGGACAACGACACCCACATCGTGCCGCTGTTCGTCGGCGATCCCGAGAAGTGCAAGCAGGCCTCCGACCTCTTGCTCGAGGAGCACGGCATCTACATCCAGCCGATCAACTACCCGACGGTTGCTAAAGGCACCGAGCGCCTGCGCATCACCCCGTCGCCCTATCACGACGACGGGCTGATCGACCGCCTGGCGGAAGCCCTGCTGCAGGTGTGGGAGCGGCTGGGGCTCGCGCTGCACAAGAAGCCGCTGGCGGCGGAATAGATACGACTCGT is from Bradyrhizobium sp. ORS 285 and encodes:
- the hemA gene encoding 5-aminolevulinate synthase, producing the protein MDYSQYFSAALGRLHDERRYRVFADLERIAGRFPHATWHSPGGPRNVVIWCSNDYLGMGQHPKVVGAMVETATRVGTGAGGTRNIAGTHHPLVQLEAELADLHGKEAALLFTSGYVSNQTGIATLAKLIPDCLILSDALNHNSMIEGVRQSGCERQIWRHNDLAHLEQLLIAAGPSRPKLIACESLYSMDGDVAPLAAICDLAERYNAMTYVDEVHAVGMYGPRGGGIAERDGVMHRIDILEGTLAKAFGCLGGYIAAKGEIIDAVRSYAPGFIFTTALPPPICSAATAAIKHLKSSSWERERHQDRAARVKAILNAAGLPVMDNDTHIVPLFVGDPEKCKQASDLLLEEHGIYIQPINYPTVAKGTERLRITPSPYHDDGLIDRLAEALLQVWERLGLALHKKPLAAE